The Chitinophaga sp. H8 region GATCCGCCTGGCAGAGGTAATGCTCACCCGGGCGGAAGCATTGGCGCGTAAGGATGGCGTGAATGCAATATCTGTTGGATTGCTGAACGAGGTATATGCCCGTGCGTTTACAAAATCTCCGGTGCCGAAAGTGTATACTGCTGCTGACTTTCCTAATGCGCAAGCACTGATAGACCGTATCCTGCAGGAACGCAAATGGGAACTGGCATTTGAAGGGTTTGCCCGCTATGATGCCATCCGCACTGGCAAACGCCCTAATCCGCTGATGCCGCCGGAAAAGTTTTACCTGCCGGTACCACAACGGGAAATTGATGTCACCAATGGCCTGATTAAACAAAGCCCCGGCTTTTAAACCAGTTAAATAAAAATGCATAATATGAAAACGTTGATCGCAGGAACTGCACTACTCCTTGCTTCTTTGAGTAGTACCGCACAACAACAGGTGGTGTTAAAAGGAACGGTAACGGGCGACCTGAAAGGAAATAATAAAATGTATTTCTACACCCGTACCATGAATGATTCCGCTATCATTGAAAACGGACAATATACCTACAGCTTTACGTTTGAAGAACCGGTAAACATTATGCTGCTGCCCGAATATGTGAAGACCCAGCGAATGATGTATGTGCCTTTCGGTATTTTGTTTGATCAGCCAGCTACCTATACTATTACTACGGATATAGAAAAAGGAATGGAATCTTCTGTGGTAAAAGGAACAGAAACCGTTGAGCTGTTGGGGGCCTATGATAAGCAGAAAAAGGCTGCCTGGAAAAAGATCAGCGAAGCCCTGAGTACCGAATTTGGGCAGCCATGGATGCAGGAAGATAATCCCCGCTATCCAGAGTTTGAAAAACGCCAGCAGGCACTGCAGCAACAATACCTGGTACCTGTTCTGGAGAAACTCGTAAAAGAGCATCCCGGATCTTATGCAGCTGCTTATACCTTACAGAGTGATGGCCGAAGTGCTTTAACTACTGCTCAGCAGGAACGGATGTATGGCATGCTGTCAAAAAAAATGCAGGCATCTAAATCGGGAAAGGATTTTTATAACTACATACAAGGCGTGAAAAATTCTGCTGTAGGAAAAAAGATAAAGGATTTTACCTTGCCGGATCCACAAGACCAGAATTTTACATTCTCCAGCCTGAAAGGAAAGTACATCCTGATAGATTTCTGGGCCAGCTGGTGCGCTCCCTGCCGCCAATCCTTTCCCCGTATGAGAGAGGTATACAGTGCTTATAAAGACAAGAACTTTGAAATCCTCAGTATTTCCATTGATCAAAGTAAACCTGATTGGCTGAAGGCGGTGAAACAGGAAAACAACCCCTGGCCTCAGGTGTTGGACAATAAAAGCATCTCTGCTTCCGGATTCGCAATAACCGGAGTGCCTACCACTTTTCTGATTGGACCGGATGGAAAAATTGTGATGAAGGAAGTGGGATTTGATCCTAACGGAAATGGGACTATGGAACAAAAACTGGCTGCCATCTTCGGATCGGCAGTGCCGGTAAAGGAGGAAAAAGCAACGAAACAACCTGATACACCAAAACAAGGGGAGGCGGTAAAAGCTATTCCCATGACACTTATGCAATAGTTAATTATTTTTTAAAACATAAATACCATCGATACGGAAATGAAACATCTTAAACGGATTACCGGCTGTAAGGCCATTGCATTATTACTGTTGGCAGGCCTGAGCGCCACCGCCCAACAGCCTAAAAAATATATCACGGTAAGTGGTAAAATTAAGTTTCCTCCTCCGGCAGAACATCAGGCCAAATTCCCTTTCCTGGTTCAAAAACAAGGGGATGACGGCCGTATCACACTGGATACCATTCATCTGAAGCCTGATGGAACATACAGTGTAAAACTGGATGCTACCCGCCCGCAATTCTATATACTGAATGAGTTTGAGTGGGACCGTCTAACTGTTTGGGCTAATAAAGATGACCTCCGTATTGATTTCAGAGGGGAGGATACCGCGAAGATAAAAATCAAAAACCCACCTTACGTCTTTATTGAAGGTAGCCAGGAAAATAACTTCCTGAATGATATCAACTTTATGAACTATCGCAACTATCAGGCTACCATTGCTATCAGCCAGTTGCAATATAAAGCATCTAAGGCCAATGATACGGCATTGGCACGTCAGCTGGGAGAACACATGATGTGGCTGTATGATGATATGGACCAACGGGTAAAGCTGGCAATACGTATGAATCAACACTCTCCGGTAGTATTATATGGACTGGATTTTATATCTCCCCGCAAGGATAAAGTATTTATCCAGGAACAGGTAGACCGCCTGGCAAAAAAATATCCCTGGTTTAAGGAAGTACAGGAAAAGAAAGCAAGCATGGCCAAAGCGGAAGCTATCGCCAAAAAAACAGCTATCGGAGCGCCTGCTATGGAGTTTACACAGAATGATGTAAATGGAAAACCAATAAAGTTATCAGACTACAAAGGTAAATATGTATTAGTGGATTTCTGGGCCAGCTGGTGCGGCCCCTGCCGTGCGGAAAATCCCAATGTGCTGGAAAACTATGAAAAGTATCACGATAAAGGCTTTGAAATACTGGGCGTATCCCTGGATGATAAAAAGGAAAACTGGGTAAAGGCGATCAAGGATGATGGGCTTACCTGGCAACACGTGAGTGATCTTAAAGGTTGGAAAAATGAAGTGGCCAAACAATATAACATCCGGGCTGTACCCAGCAATTTCCTGCTCGATAAGGAAGGTAAGATCATTGCCGTAAATCTGAGAGCAGAAGACCTGGGCAAGAAACTGGCAGAGATCTATGATAAATAAAAGACTAAGATATATGTACACCAAGAAAATAAAGAACATCGCAGCCTTTGTATGCCTGCTCACCTGTATGACCACTACTGCAGCCATCGCACAAATGCAGGCTGCCGTTAAAATTATTCCGGATTATACCCACGAAACATTTATTAAAAACTCTCCGGTAAAGATCTGGCGCGTTATACGCGATCTGCCTAAAGTGAAGGATTATAGTAATGGCACTATCACAGCGGTTACTATTAACCCTGGTGAAGATGATAAACCACCTACCCGTGAGCTTACCTTCAGCGATGGCCGGAAGCGTACGGATGAAATTGAACAGGTACATGAGTCGTATAAGTTCTTCGTATTTAATGTTAAAGAACCCAGGCCACAAGGTGTAAGCCGGGCAGTGGTAACGGCATTGGTGGAATCACTGCCGGATAAGGATGATACGTCAGTAGTACGCTGGTCTATCTACCTGGAAGGCGACAAAAAAGTGAAAAAGCCGCTGGTGGATGAATTGACCAAAGAAATTGGTCAATATGAACTGGGACTCAAAAAACTCCTGGATCAATAAGGCTTTTTCTCCCATCTATGCCATAGAACACAACAGCCTGTATCCCGTAAAAGGGGTGCAGGCTTTTTTTATAAACACAATTCCCCTTATATTCCCTCCTCAAATTGCCTGGAACGAGGTACTAGGAATTAAAAAAAAATATGAGTAGTATTGTCGAAAGGTATCTCAGACACCTGAAACCAGTTCCTGTTACTAACAGGGAGATACACCAAAATCGGGTATTACACAGTGATTTGTTCAGCTGAATAATGAAATTCGGGGAGGTCATGATGAAGGAAGATGCATTCAAGGCAATATACGAACAGTATTGGTCCAAACTTTATAGTGTATGTTTTTATACTGTGGCTTCCAGAGAAGTGGCAGAAGACCTGGTCATGGAAATCTTCTTGTCATTATGGAATAACCGGGAAAAGGTGGAAATAGACAACCTGGAACACTACCTGATAAGGGCTGCCAAAAATAAAGCCCTCAAATACCTGATCAAACAAAAAAGAAGCCAGGTACAATTGCAAAAAATGGTATATACCATTCCGGCTGAGAATGTGGTGCATGCTCCGGAAAGCCGCCTGGAGCTGAAGGAACTAAGTGCCAGTATCTCCTGTAGCCTGGGCACCTTACCCCAAAAAACAAAAGAAATATTCCTGTTGAACCGTGAAAATGGACTTACTTACCAGGAAATTGCCCACCAGCAAGGCGTTTCTGTGAAAACAGTAGAGTATCATATCTCCAAGGCACTCCGTGTACTAAACCGGCTGGGGCTAACTTTAAGTGCCCTTTTTTTCCTGAAATAAGTTTTTTTAAAAAAAAGTTCACATCTCCTTTAGGGTATCCTCCTTAAAAAGGAACTTCTTAATAGGGAATGGTGTTGGACAGCATTGCTCAATATACCGGATGAAAGTAACAAAAGCATTAATAGATAAGTTTAGCGAAGGGAAATGTACCCCTGAAGAAGAATTGGCTGTCCGCCAGTGGCTGGAAGATGGTGCCTGGCCGGATGAAGAAGGAGATGCTGCAACAGGGGAGGCCATATGGAACCGTATGCAGGAGCATCGATATCCGGATACGCCTATTATACCTATGCAGAAAAGAGGCAATGCCTGGTGGAAAATTGCAGCTGCTATATTACTCCTGTTAAGTATGGGCACAACTTCTTATTTCCTGTTGTATAAAAAACACCATACTATATTGGTAAGTACTACCAATGAAGAAAGGAAAAAGGTGGTATTACCTGATAACTCTGTTGTATTTCTGAGTAAAGGGTCTACCCTAAGGTATCCGGAAAAATTCCCTGGTGATAAAAGGGAAATATGGCTGATAGGGGAAGGTACATTTGAAGTAGCCAAAGATGCTCGTCGCCCTTTTACCGTGATCAGCGAACAGGTACGTACTACTGCGCTTGGTACTTCTTTTAAGGTAAGTGCATATCCTGGTGCACATAAGGTGGATGTAGCGCTTAGTTATGGAAAGGTAGTGGTATGCCGCGAACAGCAGACAAAAACAGATAGCGTTTATCTTGACCCTGGCGAGGCTGTGGTGTATACGCCCGTGGGTAAAACGGTAAGGAAAACAACGAATGCACAATTCAACTATAAGGAAAACGTGCTTTACTTTGATCATGCCAACATGGAAGAAGTGATCACCAAACTCGAAAACTTTTACGGAATAAAAATATTAACAGCTGATCAGCTCAGGGATGCCAAGTGGCAGGTGTCCGGCGAATTTAACAGGGAACCGCTGGATGTTGTCATGAAAAACATTGCCTTTACCTGTGATGTTAGTTATCGGATCAACCAGGATACACTTATAATAGCGCCAACGGAAAGATAATTTGACCATAATAAAACTAGTTCCACACATTTTAAAAGTACAGGATAGAAGTTAGGATGCTGCTGAGGCAGCAAAGGCAAACGTCAGCCACAAATTGTACCGCGGTTATGAAAAACGGCGATATGGAAATGTTTTGTCTGTGATCTAATATATATCCCTAAATCAAGTTTAGCTATGCAAAAAGCATTTGTTTCTGATGCACTTAAGGTAGGTCATCGCTTATTATTAATTGGCTGCATGCTGATAGCATGCTCCTTCAGGCTGTCTGCAAAGAGAATGGCAGAACAGGAGCCCGATATCAGACGGGTATACCTGTCACTCAATTCTGCTGAAGTGCCACTGAACAAGTTGTTTACAGAAATCGAAAAACAAACAAATTTCAGGTTCTTTTATGATGCTGCTACCTGTAATGTACAGCAGCCGGTAAACATCAGGGTGAAGCATGAATCATTATTTAATGTATTGCAGATCCTGAAAAAAAATACAGGACTGGAGTTTAAACAAATTGAACATTACTTTTCTGTAAGGCCGGTTAATAAAAGTAAATCTACACCTGCTCCAGCTGGGATAATTGCTCCGGAGCTGTCAACTGGTACTGCGATCGACAAAGCCAACGATGGCGAAATCGTAGTGAAAGGTAAAGTTACCGATGAAACAGGCGCTCCTTTAATTGGGGTAAGTGTACAACTGAAAGGCACCACCTCCGGAATGTCTACCGACGGACAAGGCTCCTACTCCCTGCGCGTACCGGCTGATGGTACGCTGATTTTCTCCTTTATGGGATATGAAAAACGGGAGGTGAAAATCAATGGGGCCAGCGTGCTCAATATATCTCTTACGGGTAATTCAAGTGGATTGAATGAAGTAGTGGTGGTGGGGTATACGAAACAGAAGAAGATCTCAATCGTAGGATCATTGGTAACAGTGACAGGAGATGAATTGAAACAAAGCCCGGCTTCCAACCTGTCTAATGCCCTGGCAGGCCGTTTGCCAGGATTGATTGCGATGCAGCAAAGTGGCTCTCCCGGTGCTGACCAGTCTAAAATATTAATCAGGGGATATTCCACTTCCGGCGACAATAGCCCCTTAATTCTGATTGATGGGGTAGAACGCAGCATGGATAATGTAGATGTACAGGAAATTGAATCCATTACTGTACTGAAAGATGCCTCTGCTACTGCACAATATGGTATAAGGGGTGCTAATGGGGTAGTGGTGGTAACTACCCGCAGGGGTAAAGCTGGTCCTCCGCGTATCGACTTTAGCGCTAACTATGCACTCAACCAGGCTACGCAGTTGCCTAAATTCCTGGATTCTTACAATTATGGTCTGCTTCTGAATGAAGCCCTGGCCAATGATGGAAAGCCCGCACAATTCACGCCGGAACAACTGGAGCAATATAAAGCTGGTAAAGATCCGCTGAACTATCCTAATACCGACTGGGTAAACCTTCTGTTCAGAGAAACTTCACCTACACAACGGTATAACCTGAATATCAACGGTGGTAACCAGAACGTAAAATATTTTGTATCTGCGGCTTACTTAAATCAACAAGGCATCCTGCGTAAATATGATAACCCCCAGTATGATACCAAAGATGTTTTCAGACGCTGGAATTTCCGCTCCAACATTGATATTGCCCTTTCAAAAGATTTTAATATTTCTGTAGACCTCGCCGGAGTGATCACCAGCAAACACTCTCCTACTTCCAGTGTAGAAGGTGATATGTTACGCCAGGTATACTGGTATCCGCCTACCGAGCTGGCTTTGCTGCCGGATGGAAAAATTGCCGTACCAGGCAACCATACCCAGAACCCTATTGGCGACCTGAGCAGAACAGGCTATACAGAAACATTTGATGGTACTGCACAGGGGACTATCCGGGCTATCAGAAAACTGGACTTTATCACTGAAGGACTTAGCACAGGTTTAAATTACTCTTTTGATCGTACCTATACCTATCGCTCAAACCGGACACAGGGATATGGCCTGTACAGATGGGATCCTGCAACCGGCCAATCTGTATTGGAAAAAGGTGCAGATACACCGGTAGAACCTATCACGGAATTCTCGAGCTCACCCAGATATGCGCTCAACTTTGAATATTACCTGAACTACAATCAAACTTTCGGCAAGCACAACGTGACCGGAATGGTGTTGTACAACCAGCGTAAACGCGTGGAACAAGGCGCACAATACGGTAAACCATTTTATGTACAAGGGGTGATGAGCCGCCTGACATACGGATACAACAATAAATATTTTATTGACCTGAATGGTCGTTATGATGGTTCTGAAAACTTCCCTAAAGGTTCCCGCTTCGGATTTTTCCCATCCATCGCTGCTGGCTGGGTAGTCACTGGTGAAGAATTCATGAAGCCGGTTACTGCATTAACCTACCTGAAATTAAGAGGTTCTTATGGGGTAGTAGGTAATGATCAGATCGGTGGACGCAGGTTTCTGTGGCAATCTATCTACCAGGCTGGATCAGGCTATAGCTTTGGCCAGAATGGAGAGGTGTGGTCTGCAGGATTGAAAGAAGGCTCTACTGGTACTCCTGAAGTTACCTGGGAAAAACATAAGATCATGAACCTGGGCCTGGAAGCCAAACTATTCAATGATAAACTGGGCATTAATCTGGATGTGTTCCGGAAAAATGTTAGCGACATATTGATTACACCAGGTACTATCGTAGCTACCTATGGAGGTCCTTTGCCTGCTTTAAATATGGGAGAAACCAAGAGCCACGGGTTTGAACTGGAATTGATACACACCAACCAGATCAATAAAGACCTGAGCTACATGGTAAAGGGTAACCTGAACTTTACTACCAGTAAAGTGATCTATGCGGATGAACCGCCCCGCAAATATCCCTGGTTGCAACGCACCGGCCATCCGATCAACCAATACTTCGGTTATCAGTCACTGGGCTTTTTCCAGAGCCAGGATGATATCGATAAAAGTGCTACGCAGTTTGGTGGCTTGATTCCCGGCGATATCAAATATGCAGATCTTAATAACGATGGTCAGGTGAATGCGGATGATCAAACCGCCATTGGTAAAACGGATATCCCAACACATACCATGGGCTTTTCTATGGGGCTGAATTATAAAAGCTTCGACTTCAGCGTATTATTCCAGGGTGCTTTTGGTGCATATACCGTATTGCAAAACTTCGCTGCGTATGAATTCTACAGCAATGGAAAGGTATCTGAAAGACACCTGGGCCGCTGGACACCAGCTACGGCTGCTACTGCTACTTTCCCTGCACTGCATGCCAGCGATAATACCAATAACCACGTGTATTCCGATTTCTGGATGAAACGGGCAGACTATGTAAGACTGAAGAATTTTGAAATAGGTTATCGCTTGCCTAAAAGCTGGACCGACAGGGTGAAGATCCAGGGGGTACGGTTTTATGTGAACGGACAAAATTTATGGACATGGATGAAGGATATGAAAGACTTCCAGTTTGATCCGGAAGCTCCGTCCGGAGATGGTACTTTCTACCCTCAGCAAAAGATCTACAATTTTGGTGCAACCGTTACTTTCTAAATCATCATGGTGGAAGTAAAAACTAATTATATGAAAAGAATTATTTACCTGCTCGGCTTCATATTGCTCTTTATTATTACTTCATGTAAAAAAGTATTAGATCAGGCTCCTGAGCTGGATTATGACGAAGTGAAAGTGTTTGGTGACATTGACCTGACCAGCCAGTTTCTGACTGATATTTATGCAAATACATTTTCCAGGCCGGGTAGCTTTATGGACCTGGGCAACTCTCCGCTGGCAGCTGCATGCGATGAAGCTGATAACTCCTTCGCAGGAACACCTTCTGATAAATTCCAGAACGGTTCCTGGAACGCCAGCGATAATCCCGAATCTGTATGGGGCACCTGCTATACTACTATCAGAAAGTGTAACCTGATGTTGGCATACATCGATAAGGTACCTAATAAGTATGAAGGCTTGTCTAAAGAAACAGATCTTACACCGGAAAGGATGAAAGGAGAAATTTATTTTCTCCGCGCCTGGAATTATTTTGAACTGCTGAAAAGATATGGTGGTGTACCTATTATTAAAGCCCCACTGGATGCTGGTTCTGTAGAACTCAGGCAAACAAGGCGTGCTACCTATGATGAAGTGGTGGCCTTTATCCTGTCCGACCTGGATGCTTGTTACAACAACCCTAAAATTCCTTTGGTATGGTTCGGACCAGATCCGGCAGATCCCTCTAAAGAACTCAATCGTGGAAATATCGGCCGTGCAAATAAAACGCTTGTAAAAGCATTGAAGTCACGTATGCTGTTGTATTATGCCAGCCCGTTTAATAATCCATCTAATGATCTCAGCAGATGGCAGGCGGCTGCAGATATTTCTAAAAGCATACTGAACGATGGTAAATACAGCCTGTTTAACAGCTATCAGAACCTCTTCCTGTTTGCGGATAATAATGAAGTGATGCTCACAAATCAACAGGCTGCATTTGCAGAAGCTATCGCTGAACCTGCTGGTATTGGTTGGGGGGGTACTAATCCTACCCAGGATCTGGTAGATAAATATGAAATGCGGAACGGCAAGCTGATTACTGATCCTACTTCCGGCTACAATGATCAGGATCCGTATAAAGACCGTGATCCCCGCCTGACTGCTTCTATCAACTACCATGGGGTAACTTATAAGAACACCGTGTTGAGTATGTTACCCGGAGGGAATCAGGATCCTGCTATAGGAGGAGACTGGTCCAAAACCAGCTACTATATGCGCAAGTTCCAGAACGCCAATAGCCAGAGTGGGGTGAAACGTTATTTTCCTATTATCCGTTTGGCCGAAATTTATCTCAACTATGCAGAAGCGCAGAATGAAGCTGCCGGCCCTTCACCGGAGGTATATAATGCAGTAAATGCAGTACGCCGCAGGGCAGGGATTGATGATTTGCCAACAGGATTGTCTAAAGAAGATATGCGTAAACGTATCTGGAATGAAAGAGCTGTGGAGCTGGCATTCGAAAAACACCGCTTCTGGGATGTAAGACGCTGGAAAATTGCAGAGAATACACTTGGAAAACCAATACACGGTGTGAGGATCACCAAAAATGGAGATGGCTCTCTGAAATACACTTATATAGAAGTAGAGCCCCGTGTATTCCAACCTAAAATGTACCTGTACCCGGTGCCACAATCTGAAATAGATAAAAGCCCGTCTGTATTGGAACAAAATCCTAACTGGTAATTACTTTAAAAAGAATGAATATGTTATGGTGGCTGTTATGCTTATTGCCCTTAAAAGAGGATAAGCTGATAAATAAGGAGTACCAGGTAGTAAAGGAAGTAGTGAAACCTAAGGCGGAAAAACCTAAATATATGTGGTTTGATGCAGAGGCCAACTTCAAACGGTTTTCCAGCCAGGATTCTATACGGTATTATCTGGATAAAACTAAAGCGGCAGGGTTTAACCAGGTGGTGGTAGATGTTCGCCCGGTATATGGAGATGTGCTGTATAAGAAAACAAAGCGGATGAAAGAACTGACCCGCGTAAAGGATTATTCCCGTACTATTAAGTGGGATTACCTGGGTGTGTTTATTAAAGAAGCACGCAAGCGCGGGATGAAAGTAAGTGTTTCTACTACTTTGTTTCCTGCCGGAGATCCTGTCACCAGGCAGGGGCCTGCCTACCAGGACCCTTATTGGGCACAGCGTACCGTCATCCAGAATACTCCGCATGGGCTGATTGATATCAAGGATGATAAAAGCAAAGTAGCTGCATTTATCAACCCGTTATTGCCGGAAGCACAGGAATTTGCATTGGGCTTCATCCGCGAAATAGTGACGAGCTATAACTTTGACGGATATGTGCTGGATTATTGCCGGTATTCTGGTGTGGAAACAGATTTCTCCGATTTTACCCGGAAAAAATTTGAAGCATACATCGGGCAACCGGTAAAACATTTTCCCGATGACATCTTCTCCTGGCAAAAGGAAGGTAATGGCTACGTAAGAAAAAATGGTCCTCTGGCTAATCAGTGGTTTGAGTTCAGGTCTGGTGTCATCCATGACTTTATCAAAAAAGTAAAGGAAGAAATTAAGGCAATCAAACCACATGTAAAACTGGAATACTGGGCGGCATCCTGGTATGGTGCATTGTATGAAAAAGGACAGAACTGGGCGAGTGAAAAATATGATGCTTCGAAAGATTATAGCTGGGCTACGCCAACATATAAAAAAACAGGTTTTGCAGAACAGCTGGACGTATTTATGAATGGGGTATACCTCGAAAAAGCCTATGGCATGGATGATCCTGAATCTATTGAGTATGGGCTGGCGAAAGGAAAAAAACTTATCAATGGGGCTTGTGCCATGTATGGCAGTATCTATGCCAACAACTATGCACATATAGAAGATGATATCCAACTTTGTCTTACCCAATCAGAGGGACTGGTACTATTCGATATTGTTCAGGTAATAGACCATAACCTGTGGGACCGGTTGAAAGCCGGGATCGATCAGGCAGAAAAAGCACTCCCTTAATGCTGTTATATAAAATAGAAAAGGCTGCTCCTCACACAGGAAGCAGCCTTTTCTATTTTATATAAAGAGCTATTTTGAAAAATCAACCCACCCATTACTGTCATAGTGCAAAGTCATATTGGATGTGCCATTTGAATGTTGGGTATTATCAGCATTGACCTGCGTAAAACTATACTTCGCAAAATTATTGTTGGAAAGGGACCTGTAATAAAAATCGCTCCACATCCAGTAGTTCTTGAGTGTATTTACTGCATTATCATAGTCGGAGAAATTTTCTGTAACTGTGATATTTACAGCGGTACTATGCCTGTCATAAAAAGTAGAGATAACTTCCTGAAGATTCCCTTTATCATTAAAGGTGAATAACCTTAATTCCTTTCCAAGACCATAATAACGTTCTACTTTGGCTACCCTGTTGTCCGGGCCGTAAAAATAAAAGCTGGTGTCGTTGCTCGGCCTGTCAGGATTATTACTGTAAAGGATTTTTTGTTTCATCTTCCCGTTTTCTAAAAGGATCACCTTCTCTGCAGGGGAAATGGTAATGCCATCTATCCGCGCCTTAGTAATAATGGTGATCTTGTTGTTGTCATATAGGAGTGTGTCAAATACCTGTTTGGTAGCAATAATGGGATAACCTGTGCCGGCTATTGGGAGTGCGCCCCCTGCACGTTTGATGATTTGGTTGCCATTATAAGTAAAATAAGCCGTGCCGATAGTGGAAAACAGACTGGCGGTACGCATGTCAGGAAGAAGGTACATCGCAAACACACTGTCTGGCCTTATAATATTATCGGGAGGGGGTGGTGTGTTCGATTTTCTACAGGCAGCAACCAGTAGTACTGCAATCAGAACGAGGGAAAATTGTTTAGGCATAGTGGTACAGAATAAGATAGGTGATGAATAGATAGATAGATGGTTTGTGCTTACTGATAATACTTCAAATTAGACTTCGTAACAATGTCCAGTGGCATGTAATAACTCTTTTCTACGGGCTGTTTTAAAATCAGATATTCATAGAATAACTTGATGCCCTGATAAGCCTGCTTGTCAGGTTGCTGACTGATCAGGAACTGAATGATCCCTTTTTCCAGGAAAAATATATTCTCATCTGTAAGATCATATCCAATTAGTTTGTAGGCAGCAGCTGGGAGTTTACTTATTGCGCCTGCTATTTTAGAAATACCATTCGTAACAAAAATGCCTTCAATACCTGGTTCTTTTTGCAATAGCGCAGTTACCTCCTTTTCTATCGCGGCATCATTACCACTTTTGTTTTCATAGTGGATGATTTTTTTGGTGCTTCCCTTGAAATATTCCAGGAAGCCTTCTTCCCTGGCAGAGAAATGAATATGGTTATCATCTTTTCGCACAATAGAAGCTACCAGCAAAGTAGCATTGGGGGATACACCATAATCCAGTAAACTGGCGGCAAGATAACCACTGTCTTTCGAGTTCTGGCCTATAAAGCTCAGGTTATCCTGATGAGGGATATTACTATCAAAGAAAATTACCGGCGTTTCTGTTGTCTGGGCATGCTGCAACAACCTGACTGTTTCTTTGTAAAAAACCGGTACCATAAAAATACCATCATACTTCCCTTTGATAACTTTATTCAGCTTGTCTGTAAAGGAGGATTCACTATT contains the following coding sequences:
- a CDS encoding FecR family protein; its protein translation is MKVTKALIDKFSEGKCTPEEELAVRQWLEDGAWPDEEGDAATGEAIWNRMQEHRYPDTPIIPMQKRGNAWWKIAAAILLLLSMGTTSYFLLYKKHHTILVSTTNEERKKVVLPDNSVVFLSKGSTLRYPEKFPGDKREIWLIGEGTFEVAKDARRPFTVISEQVRTTALGTSFKVSAYPGAHKVDVALSYGKVVVCREQQTKTDSVYLDPGEAVVYTPVGKTVRKTTNAQFNYKENVLYFDHANMEEVITKLENFYGIKILTADQLRDAKWQVSGEFNREPLDVVMKNIAFTCDVSYRINQDTLIIAPTER
- a CDS encoding TlpA disulfide reductase family protein, translating into MKTLIAGTALLLASLSSTAQQQVVLKGTVTGDLKGNNKMYFYTRTMNDSAIIENGQYTYSFTFEEPVNIMLLPEYVKTQRMMYVPFGILFDQPATYTITTDIEKGMESSVVKGTETVELLGAYDKQKKAAWKKISEALSTEFGQPWMQEDNPRYPEFEKRQQALQQQYLVPVLEKLVKEHPGSYAAAYTLQSDGRSALTTAQQERMYGMLSKKMQASKSGKDFYNYIQGVKNSAVGKKIKDFTLPDPQDQNFTFSSLKGKYILIDFWASWCAPCRQSFPRMREVYSAYKDKNFEILSISIDQSKPDWLKAVKQENNPWPQVLDNKSISASGFAITGVPTTFLIGPDGKIVMKEVGFDPNGNGTMEQKLAAIFGSAVPVKEEKATKQPDTPKQGEAVKAIPMTLMQ
- a CDS encoding RNA polymerase sigma-70 factor, translated to MMKEDAFKAIYEQYWSKLYSVCFYTVASREVAEDLVMEIFLSLWNNREKVEIDNLEHYLIRAAKNKALKYLIKQKRSQVQLQKMVYTIPAENVVHAPESRLELKELSASISCSLGTLPQKTKEIFLLNRENGLTYQEIAHQQGVSVKTVEYHISKALRVLNRLGLTLSALFFLK
- a CDS encoding peroxiredoxin family protein produces the protein MKHLKRITGCKAIALLLLAGLSATAQQPKKYITVSGKIKFPPPAEHQAKFPFLVQKQGDDGRITLDTIHLKPDGTYSVKLDATRPQFYILNEFEWDRLTVWANKDDLRIDFRGEDTAKIKIKNPPYVFIEGSQENNFLNDINFMNYRNYQATIAISQLQYKASKANDTALARQLGEHMMWLYDDMDQRVKLAIRMNQHSPVVLYGLDFISPRKDKVFIQEQVDRLAKKYPWFKEVQEKKASMAKAEAIAKKTAIGAPAMEFTQNDVNGKPIKLSDYKGKYVLVDFWASWCGPCRAENPNVLENYEKYHDKGFEILGVSLDDKKENWVKAIKDDGLTWQHVSDLKGWKNEVAKQYNIRAVPSNFLLDKEGKIIAVNLRAEDLGKKLAEIYDK
- a CDS encoding TonB-dependent receptor; this translates as MQKAFVSDALKVGHRLLLIGCMLIACSFRLSAKRMAEQEPDIRRVYLSLNSAEVPLNKLFTEIEKQTNFRFFYDAATCNVQQPVNIRVKHESLFNVLQILKKNTGLEFKQIEHYFSVRPVNKSKSTPAPAGIIAPELSTGTAIDKANDGEIVVKGKVTDETGAPLIGVSVQLKGTTSGMSTDGQGSYSLRVPADGTLIFSFMGYEKREVKINGASVLNISLTGNSSGLNEVVVVGYTKQKKISIVGSLVTVTGDELKQSPASNLSNALAGRLPGLIAMQQSGSPGADQSKILIRGYSTSGDNSPLILIDGVERSMDNVDVQEIESITVLKDASATAQYGIRGANGVVVVTTRRGKAGPPRIDFSANYALNQATQLPKFLDSYNYGLLLNEALANDGKPAQFTPEQLEQYKAGKDPLNYPNTDWVNLLFRETSPTQRYNLNINGGNQNVKYFVSAAYLNQQGILRKYDNPQYDTKDVFRRWNFRSNIDIALSKDFNISVDLAGVITSKHSPTSSVEGDMLRQVYWYPPTELALLPDGKIAVPGNHTQNPIGDLSRTGYTETFDGTAQGTIRAIRKLDFITEGLSTGLNYSFDRTYTYRSNRTQGYGLYRWDPATGQSVLEKGADTPVEPITEFSSSPRYALNFEYYLNYNQTFGKHNVTGMVLYNQRKRVEQGAQYGKPFYVQGVMSRLTYGYNNKYFIDLNGRYDGSENFPKGSRFGFFPSIAAGWVVTGEEFMKPVTALTYLKLRGSYGVVGNDQIGGRRFLWQSIYQAGSGYSFGQNGEVWSAGLKEGSTGTPEVTWEKHKIMNLGLEAKLFNDKLGINLDVFRKNVSDILITPGTIVATYGGPLPALNMGETKSHGFELELIHTNQINKDLSYMVKGNLNFTTSKVIYADEPPRKYPWLQRTGHPINQYFGYQSLGFFQSQDDIDKSATQFGGLIPGDIKYADLNNDGQVNADDQTAIGKTDIPTHTMGFSMGLNYKSFDFSVLFQGAFGAYTVLQNFAAYEFYSNGKVSERHLGRWTPATAATATFPALHASDNTNNHVYSDFWMKRADYVRLKNFEIGYRLPKSWTDRVKIQGVRFYVNGQNLWTWMKDMKDFQFDPEAPSGDGTFYPQQKIYNFGATVTF